The nucleotide window CGTCTTCGTTCAGGATCTCGCAGATCACCCCCGCAGGAGGGAAACCGGCCATGCGGGCGAGATCGACCGAAGCCTCGGTCTGGCCGACCCGTCGCAGCACGCCGCCGGGACGCGCCCGCAGCGGGAAGACATGCCCCGGGCGACGCAGGTCCGACGGTTTGGTGTTGGGATCGACACAGACCTGGATGGTGCGCGCGCGGTCGGCTGCGCTGATCCCGGTGGTGACCCCGAAGCGCGCGCTCGCATCGACCGAGACGGTGAAGGCGGTCTGCTGCGCCTCGGTGTTCACGTCCGTCATGGGACGGAGGTCCAGCTCGTCCGCCCGCTCCGGCGTGAGCGCCAGACAGATCAGCCCCCGACCATGCGTGGCCATGAAGTTGATGATCTCCGGGGTCACGGCCGCCGCCGCACAGACGAGGTCGCCCTCGTTCTCCCGGTCCTCGTCGTCGGCGACGATGACGATGCGCCCGGCCCGGATATCCTCGATGGCGGCTTCTATGGTGTCGAAGGACATAAGATACTTTTGAGAAAGAAGTTAGAAGCTAGAAGCTAGAATGGGGTTCGCCAACATCGAGCGTTCCGGCGCTATCCTGTCTGGACCCCGACTCGACCGGCCTGGCGACTCCCAACTTCCGGCTCCTGGCTCCTGGCTTCCAACCTCTATTTCTAGCTTCTAGCTTCTAGCTTCTCAGCTAATACCCCCATCCTCGCAACAGATCCTCCGCCCCGGCGGAGCGCTCGCGGGCAGGGCGGCCGAGGAGCTGACGGACGTACTTCCCGATGAGGTCGCCTTCCAGATTCACGCGATCGCCCGGCTGAAGATCGGAGAGGGCCGTGTGTTCCCATGTATAAGGGATGATCGACAGCCCCACCACGCCCCGCTCCGGTAGATCGTTGACGGTCAGACTCACCCCGTTCACGGCGATCGAACCGTGCAGCACCGTCAGTTCCACGACCTCGTCCGGCACCACCACGTCGATCAGCACCAGTTCGCCGAGCGGCGTGACGGAGCGCACCGTTCCCACCCCGTCCACGTGCCCCTGAACCAGATGTCCCCCGAGTCGGTCTCCGAGCCGCAGCGCCCGCTCGAGGTTGACCCGCCGTCCGGGCTCGTACTCGCCCAGCGTGGTGCGCTCCAGCGTCGTGGCCACCGCCTGAACCTCGAAGCCGTCGCGCGCCAGCGCTGTAACCGTAAGGCAGACGCCGTCCACCGCAACGCTGTCCCCCAGGGCCATGCCTTCGAGCACGGCGGACGCCTGCACCTGGAAGGCGCGCCCATTCTCGAGGGGACGGGGATTGCGAATGTGGCCGACTTCTTCAACCAGTCCGGTGAACATCTCAGTCAGGCTTCGCGAGGGAGATCAAGGTGTCGGGCCCGAAGGCGGCCGTCCGGAAGCGCCGCCAGCGCGGGGCCTCGCCAAGCTCCCATCCCTCCAGGGTGAAGGGCGACAGCGCCTCCGCGCCGAGCAGCACCGGCGCATAAAACAGTGTAAGGCGATCCACCATCCCCTCGCGCAGCAACTCCCCCGCGATTCCCGCGCCTCCCTCCACGAAGGCGGAGCCGATTCCGCGCTCCCGGAGCGCCCGAAACCCCTGACGCAGGTCCTCCGCCTCCACCAGGGCGATGCCACGCTGCTCGAGCACCTCGCGCCGCGCCGGATCCGCCTGCGGAGCACAGACGATCCAGACCGGCACTTCGTTGGCCGTGCGCACCAGGGTGCTGTCCGTGGGAAGGCGAAGGGAACGGTCGAAGACGACACGGACGGGCGGCACCCGCGGCTCGATGGCACCGCGGACGGTCAGCCTGGGATCGTCCGCGAGCGCCGTGCCGACCCCGACGCAGATCGCGTCGTGTCCCGCTCGCAGGCGGTGGACCTCGGCGCGAGCCTTTTCGTCGGTGATCCACGAGGACTGCCCACGCCGGTCGGCGATGCGGGCGTCGAGCGAGAGGGCGAGCTTGAGCTCGATCCAGGGGCGCTCGTTCCCCAGGGGGGAGTATCGATGGAAGAAGGATGCGTTCTGGTCGCGCGCCACCGCCTCCTCCACGCCGCCCACGACTGGAATCCCCGCCGCCCGCAGCACCTCCGCACCTCCGCGCGCAGCCGGGTGAGGATCGGACGCCGCGTAGACGACCCGCGCCACCCCAGCCTCGATCAACGCTGAGGTACACGGTGGTGTCTTGCCGTGGTGTGAGCAGGGCTCGAGCGTGACATAAGCGGTGGCGCCGCGCGCCCTCTCGCCGGCGGCGAGCAGCGCCACAACCTCCGCGTGGGCGCGCCCGTACTCGGCGTGCCATCCCTCGCCCACGACTTCGCCGTCCCGCACGAGCACGCAGCCGACGAGGGGATTGGGCGCAACTCTCCCCCAGCCGCGCTCCGCCAGCACCAGCGCTCGACGCATGTAGGCATGGTCGGCCGGCGAGGCCGCCGCGGCAACCTCAGAGCGCGACGCGGATCCCGAGACTTCCGAAGAAGATTCCATCACCCGGCTCGAAGTCGCTGACCGATGCGGGATACCCCCTCAACGCATCACCACCCTGCATCCACCCCAGCTCTGCGGCGAAGGTCGTGACTAGCACGGAATAGGAGCCACCGACGGAGGCCATCCACCGCCCCTCATTGAACTCGACCTGGCGAACGCGCGCGAACGCATCGGTGGAAATGATCTCGCCGGAGCCGGGAGCCCGCGCGCCCGCCTCTGCGTCGCTCGAGAACCGATCGTAACCGACGGCCGCGGAGAGGCCGAGGCCGCGCAGGTGCCGGCTCACCGCGAGACGAGAGCTCCATCCGCTGAGGTCGAAGGCGAAGTCTCCCAGCGTCCCCGGATCGGTGGAACCCGTAT belongs to Longimicrobiaceae bacterium and includes:
- a CDS encoding riboflavin synthase, translating into MFTGLVEEVGHIRNPRPLENGRAFQVQASAVLEGMALGDSVAVDGVCLTVTALARDGFEVQAVATTLERTTLGEYEPGRRVNLERALRLGDRLGGHLVQGHVDGVGTVRSVTPLGELVLIDVVVPDEVVELTVLHGSIAVNGVSLTVNDLPERGVVGLSIIPYTWEHTALSDLQPGDRVNLEGDLIGKYVRQLLGRPARERSAGAEDLLRGWGY
- the ribD gene encoding bifunctional diaminohydroxyphosphoribosylaminopyrimidine deaminase/5-amino-6-(5-phosphoribosylamino)uracil reductase RibD, whose product is MESSSEVSGSASRSEVAAAASPADHAYMRRALVLAERGWGRVAPNPLVGCVLVRDGEVVGEGWHAEYGRAHAEVVALLAAGERARGATAYVTLEPCSHHGKTPPCTSALIEAGVARVVYAASDPHPAARGGAEVLRAAGIPVVGGVEEAVARDQNASFFHRYSPLGNERPWIELKLALSLDARIADRRGQSSWITDEKARAEVHRLRAGHDAICVGVGTALADDPRLTVRGAIEPRVPPVRVVFDRSLRLPTDSTLVRTANEVPVWIVCAPQADPARREVLEQRGIALVEAEDLRQGFRALRERGIGSAFVEGGAGIAGELLREGMVDRLTLFYAPVLLGAEALSPFTLEGWELGEAPRWRRFRTAAFGPDTLISLAKPD